A portion of the Primulina huaijiensis isolate GDHJ02 unplaced genomic scaffold, ASM1229523v2 scaffold23651, whole genome shotgun sequence genome contains these proteins:
- the LOC140967180 gene encoding uncharacterized protein, which translates to MFLRCRTCVIVGVFSVKEGEAMSLLEALSWVRRLGLKKVYFELDAKVVVEAIKSSDVGISEFGSIVQSCKDIIRCEHEFSTSFIRRQANECAHALAKASCSYASPMVWSEPPDCVTSFLSHYCNNPSHY; encoded by the coding sequence ATGTTTTTGAGGTGCCGAACATGTGTTATTGTTGGGGTGTTTAGTGTTAAAGAGGGTGAGGCCATGAGTCTTCTTGAAGCGTTATCTTGGGTTCGAAGACTGGGGTTGAAGAAAGTGTACTTTGAACTGGATGCAAAGGTGGTGGTGGAGGCGATCAAATCTTCCGATGTAGGTATTTCAGAATTTGGGTCTATCGTGCAAAGCTGTAAAGATATAATTAGATGTGAGCACGAGTTTTCAACTAGTTTTATTCGACGACAAGCAAACGAGTGTGCTCATGCTTTAGCAAAAGCTTCTTGTTCTTATGCTAGTCCAATGGTGTGGAGTGAACCTCCGGATTGTGTTACTTCTTTTTTGAGTCACTATTGTAATAATCCATCCCATTATTAA